Genomic window (Streptomyces yatensis):
CTGACGCCGGTGATCGGCTCCTTGCGGCGGGCGAGGTCGCGGCCGCGGCGCGCCCAGGTCTCGGCGAGCCGGTCGCGGACCAGCCCGGAGGCGAGGGCCGCGGCCATTCCGCCGGCGCGCTCGATCTCCTGGAACCAGGCCCAGGCGGCGCGGGCGACGTCGTCGGTGAGCTTCTCGACGTACCAGGAGCCGCCGGCCGGGTCGATCACCCGGGCCAGATGCGACTCCTCCAGCAGGATCGTGGAGGTGTTGCGGGCGATGCGGCGGGCGAAGTCGTCGGGGAGGCCGATCGCGCTGTCGAAGGGCAGCACGGTGACCGCGTCCGCGCCGCCGACGCCCGCGGCGAGGGTGGCCACGGTGGTGCGCAGCATGTTCACCCAGGGGTCGCGCCGGGTCATCATCACCGGGGAGGTCACCGCGTGCTGACGCTGGGCGCGCGCCTGGGAGGGCGCCCCGCACGCCTGCGCCACCCGCGCCCACAGGCGGCGGGCGGCCCGGAGCTTGGCGATGGTGAGGAACTGGTCGGCGGTGGCCGCGTAGCGGAACTCCAGCTGGGCGCAGGCGGCTTCGACGCTCAGCCCGGCCTCGGTGAGGGTGCGCAGATACGCCACCGCGGCGGCGAGGGAGCAGCCGAGCTCCTGGGCCGCCCCGGCGCCGGCCTCGTGGTACGGCAGGGCGTCCACGGCGAAGGCGGTCACCCCGGGGTGGTCGCGGTGGCAGATCCCGGCGAGGTCGGCCGCGGCGGCCAGCTGAGCGGCCAGGCCGTCGTCGCGTCCGGTGCGGGCGGCGAGCCCCAGCGGGTCCGCGCCGAGGTTGCCGAGCGCGGCGCCGGGCGGCACCTCGCGGCCGGCGTAGAGCCGCAGCAGGGCGCGGGCGGCGTCCTCGAAGTCGGCGCCCGCGTCGAGGGCGACGGGGGCGAGGTCGAGGTAGACCCCCTTGAGCGCCTCGGGGAGGGCGTCCACGGGCACTCCCGCCGCGCCGGCCGCGAGCCAGACCGAGCCGGCGCCGTTCTCCAGGTCGGCGAGGATCGCCTGGTTGGTGCGCGCCGGATCGGGGTGGGCGTGGCGCTGGCGTACGTCCCAGCCGGACACGGCGGAGCCCTCGGCCCGGCCGCCGCGCACGAAGGGCGCGAAGCCGGGGAATCCGGCGTCCTGGGGGGCGTCTTCGGCGGTGTAGAGGGGGTGGACGGTGATGCCGTCCTCGAGCGCGGTCGCGAGGGCCTCTTCGGCCTCGGCGCCCACGGCGTCCGATGTGCCGGTTTTGCGCAGCACGCCTTCGACGAGGTGGCGCCATTGGTCTCGCGTCACTTCAGGGAAATCGTCGGCTAGGGGAAGCCCGTCGGGCAGGACCGTCATAGGAGGAGGCTAATGGGGTCCGCTAAAGCCGGAGCAGTGGTTCAGGCTGTGAGCTTACTCTCTAGTGATCTCAGGGGTGAGCACTAGGGAATTCAACAGTGGCGCCCGCCCACGGCCGGGGCGGGTGAGGCCGATGGGCCCGGCCCGGGGTGCGGAACGGGCGCCCGTGGTCGACGACGGCCCGGGATGCCGACCGGCCGCTCGGACATGGGATCGCCTGGCGCACACAGAGGCCCGCCCGGTGCGACGGGGGATGCACACCGGGCGGGCTCGAAGACCTTTTTACCGCATCGGCGGGGGGTTATGCATCAAAAGCGTGTTCGCTTCCCCGGTTCACCATGCGACAGGCAGCGAGATCAGGCCACGCGCGCGGATCGACGGCCGCCACCGGAGCTGCTCCCTCGGGACGTCCAGCCGCAGCCCCGGAAAACGCCGAACCAGCGCGGCCAGAGCGATTTCCATCTCCATCCGGGCCAGGGGTGCGCCGAGGCAGTAGTGGATGCCGTGGCCGAGCGCAAGGTGACCGGACCGGCCAAGATGTGGATTGAACTCGTCCGGATCCTTGAACTGGGCGGGGTCGCGGTGCGCCGAGGCCAGCGAGAGCAGCACGGTCTCCCCTGCGGGGATGGTCACACCGCCGATCTCGATCTCCTCGAGCGGGAAGCGGCGGATCCCCAGCGATGCGGGGCCCTCGTACCGCGCCAGTTCGTCGAAGGCGGCCGCGAGACCGCCCGGATCCGCGCGCAGCTCCTGGAGGACCGCGGGGTGGTCGAGCAGGGTGAGCACCGAGTTGGCGATGAGGTGGACGGTGTTCTCGTAGCCCGCGAGGAGGATGAGGAAGGCCAGCGAGGTCAGTTCGTCCTCGGTGAGCCTGCCGTCGCCGTCCCCGGCCTCGTCGTCGCGGACCCGGATCAGATCCGAGAGCAGATCGTCCCCGGGCTCGGCGCGCTTCTTCGCGATCAGCTCGGTGTAGAAGCGGAGCATGCTGCCGACCGCTTCCTTCGCCGCCCGCGGCCGCGTCGGATCGGGGGTGATCAGGGCGTCGCTCCAGGCCCGGAAGTCGCGCCGGTCGCGCTGCGGGACGCCGAGCAGATCGCAGACGACGATGATGGGCAGCTGTCCGGCATAGGCGGTGAGCAGGTCCGCGCGGCCGTCGGGCGCGATGGTGTCGAGCAGCTCGTCGGCGATCCGCCGGACCGGTTCGCGCATCCGCTCCACGCGGCCGGGGGTGAACGCCTTGACCACCAGCCGGCGCACCCGGGTGTGGTCCGGCGGGTCCATGTTGAGCAGATTGGCGTCGAGGGCGGGCGGCAGGGAGAAGCCGCTGTAGTTGCCCGGGGCGGCGTGGCGCTTGTCCAGGGCCAGGCGCGGATCGGCGAGCAGCCGCCGCACATCCTCGTAACGGGTCACCAGCCAGGCGGGTCGTCCGTCGGTGCCGGCGATCCGATGGACCGGGCCGGCTTCGCGGAGCGTGGCCAGGGCCGGGTAGAGGTCCTCGATCATCGGGGCGGGGTCAACGAGCTCCGGGCCGTCCGTTCCGGCGGCGTGCGCGGTGTTCTGCATGGATCCCGACTCTAGGCGGTGGCGTCCTCCGGGCCTGAACGGGTGGGGCGTTTCGGCCCGTCCGGGCGATGCGCACAGATGCGCGTGGTGGTGGCCGGGAGGCGGCGCCGGGGCTGAATCCCCCCGGCGCCGCCTGTGCCACGGGCGGCCCCGACCCCCGTCCAGGGCCACCTCGTCTGTGATCCCCCCGTTCACCGCCGCTGTGCGGCGGTCCCCTCCCTCAGTTCCGCGAGCACCTCGTCCACGAGCGGCAGGTGGTAGACGTCGGCGACGCGGGCCAGATGCTCGTGCTCCTCCACCAGTTCGGCCCCTGTCGTCATCACCACGCTGTCCGCCGCGGACTCCGGCACATGTCCCGCTGCTTGATTCAGCAAACCGCGTCTGAGCGCCGCTGCTTCCACTACGGCAGCAAGTTGCCAATCGTCGAGTCGCGCCGCGCCGGCCTTGACATGCGCGATCTCCAGGGCGCCGGCCTCCACATGGCGCCGTACGCCGCGCTGGACGTCGCGGATCTCCGCCATCTGACGGTTGGCCCGCCACTCGAGGTCCGCGAACGGCCACCAGCCGCTCCAGCGGGAGTGCCCCATGGACACCTCGGGGGCCTGCGCGGTGACCTCCCGCCACAGCGGCCGCAACCGCCGGAAGCGGCGCCACGCGGACGCCCGGGGCCCCACGGCCGGGATGGCGAAACCGGCCAGCACCAGGAGCGCCGCGACCGAAGCGGTCAGCGGGGCGACCCCGTTGGAGAGCCAGTACAGCTCACGGCCCGCCCAGGAGAAGACGAAACCGATCAGCTTGCAGGCGCAGTACGCCAGTCCCAGCCAGCATCCGGCGGCCAGCACCCGCAGCCCCCGGGCCAGCCATGAGCCGCGCAGGCTGGCGGCGTAGCGCGGGCAGAGGATGCCGAGCCCCGCCAGACCGGCTCCGAAAATGGCCAGATACAGCACCAGGAAGAGGACCACTCCCGGGGCGTCGGCGTAGGCGGTGCTGAAGTCGCGGGGGTGCTCGACCGCGTCCGGGCGGCCGACCGCGAAGCCGATGATGGCCACGGTCCATGCCACGGCCACGGCGGCGACCACCACGACGGGCCGCGCCGCCGACCCCGTCCAGCGCAGCAGCAGCACCAGGGCGCCGGTGGCGAACACCACGACGGAGGAGTAGAGGAAGACCATGGCGAGATTGGCGACGCCCACCAGGCCGTCGAACCAGCGGTAGACGCTGGGCGCCGAGAGCAGGAAGACATTCGCCACGGCCGCGGTCATCACACAGGCCAGGCCGAGATCGGCGTTGGCGCGGTCGCGGAACCAGGCCCGGGCCTTGTAGCCGGCCATCGTCCAGGCGGCGGCGCCGAAGCAGAGATAGACGAGGTCAAACACCGGTGTCACCGCCCGGTTCACCGCGTACGCCACCATCGGCACCGCCCGTGCGGTCGGCCCCGTGGGCGTGGTCGGCGCGGTCGGTGCGGACGTGGCGCAGCGCCGGGCCGAGCGCGGCGGCGAGTTCGGCCGCCCGGCCCTGGAGCGGCAGCCCGTGGTCCGGCGAGGTCGGCACCACATGCTCCATCAGCAGCGTGCCCAGCACCTCGGTCTCGCGTTCGGTGAGGTTGTCGTAGCAGTGGTGGCGGGCGAAGTCCGGGGTCATCCCCAGCCGGCGCATCGCGGTGGTCACATCGACGGACGGCGTCCACATCCGCAGCGCGTCCTCGGTGACCGCCGGGTCCTGCTCGTGTCCGAGCAGGAGATGGCCGATCTCATGCAGCACGATGTGGATTTGGTGCCAGGGGGACGTCCTGAGCTCGTAGAAGATCCAGTAGTCCTCGTCGGTGGAGGCGGTCATCCCCGAGACCACCCCGCCCAGGCTCATCGGCACCAGGTGGACGGGGCGTCCGACGCGGCGGGCGACGAGGTCGCACAGACCGGGCAGGTCGGTCGAGGCGGGCAGCCCGAGCTCCTTGATGAGCTGCTTGCACTGCCGCCGTATCCGGCCCACTCGCATGCCTGTACCACCCTCGTATCCGGTCTGCCGCCAGGAGGAGAACAGTTCCGGGTCATCGGCGGCCATTCGTCGCCTCACCATCCGGACCACCCGAACCGTCCGCTCCCGCGGCCCCGTTCGCACCGGGAGGCTCGGGCGGAAGGTTCATCTGCTGCCGGAACTGGGAGATGATCGTGGTGAGACTGTCCTGGACCTCCGGCGGGAGGCCCACGGAGCGCAGCGCGATGCTGCGGACCCGCTTGTCGCGCATCGCGACAAGGAACCGTACCTCCTCCTCGACCCGCTCGGCCTGCGAAGGCGAAAGGTCGCCCAGCAGATAACCGACGGGCACGGCGAAGAACTTGGCGAGCGCCCGCAGCACATCCGGGCTGGGATTGGTGCGCTTGCCGTTGCGCAGCATCGACAGATACTGCTCGGTGACGCTCACCCCGCCGTACTCCTCGCCGCCGCTGATCTCCTCGGCGACGTGGGCGTTGGTGTACGGCGCGCCCGGCGGGTGCATGGTGGTGAACAGGTAGGTGAGCCGGTCCGCCAGCGGGCTGTCGGCCGCGTCCGGTGACCTGTCGGCACCCGCTGCCATCTGCGCCCCCTCACGGCTGCTGCCGGGCTCGAACACCCTCACGGTTGGTTAAGGCGGACGATGCCGCGCGACGCATCCTGCCATGTTCATCGCACAGCACACCAGTCCGGTGCCGAATCGTGGGGGCGGCCGACTTAACTACCAGTTGGTAGCTGGGCCAAGAGGGTGATCGATCAGGCGAGGGAGGAGGCCGGCCGAGGGCCGCGATGTCCGCTTGCTGCCAGCGGCCGCGGCCGAGGGGCCGGTGGCCTCCCTCGCTCTCAGCGCATGCGCCGGGCCATCAGTCCACGCTCTGGAGGATGTGCGGCTCGGCGAGGTCGTCCTCGTAACCGGCGAGTCGGATCGGCGCGGAACGCGCCCATACTTCCAGACTGCCCACCTCCGTGGCCTGCACGAACCGCCCGCTGCTATCGGCGCGAGCGTCGTCGCTCTGTGTTTGTTCGGGGGTCACCGCACACTCCCTCGTGTCGGCTGAACCGGATCTGTCGTCAGATTAACCAGCGACTGAACGGTCCGCGCGTCGATTCTCAGGGACTGGACAACGAGCCGTCGCCGGGACCCCCTTCCGCGCCCGGTGGCCGCCCGGAGCCGTCCGTGGTGAGCTGGTACGTACGAGACCCACCGAACTCGTCTCACCTGCTGGACAGCGCCGCGTCCCAGGCCACATGGCCGTCCGGGCGCACCAGCACGGTGTCCCGGCCCGCCCAGCCGTCATGGGCGGTGGTCGGGCGCGCGGTCACGGCCCGTATCCGGTCCGGACTCCCGGCGATCGCCTCGGCGGCGGCGCGGGCGCCGGCGACGCCCGGGCCGTCGGCCGTCCCCCGTCCCGCGTCGCCGCCCGGGCCGAGGTGGAGCAGTACGAAGCGCCCGTCGGCCAGGAGCGGATACAGGCTGGGCTCGGGCGCCCCGGCCAGCCCGAGGTCGGGGGCGCGGGTACCGGCCAGCGAGTGGCCGCCCCCGGCCCCTCCCGGCTCCCCCGTCCCCCCTCGCTCCCCGGCCCCTCCCGGCTCCCCCTCGGCCGGGCGGTAGGCCACGTCCAGCGCGGAGAGCTCCCCGGCGAACTGCCGGTTCACCGCCGGGTGGGCGGCCAGGAGCCGGCCGAACACCGAGCGCAGGGCGCGCGCGTCGGCGGTGTACGTGGCGCCGAGCATGGTCTGTGCCTGGGTGTTCTCCAGCAGCGCGGCCCCCACGGGGTGGCGCTCGGCGTGGTAGGTGTCCAGCAGCCCCTCGGGGGCGCGGCCCTGGCACACCGCGGCCAGCTTCCACCCGAGGTTGAAGGCGTCCTGGAGTCCCACGTTCAGGCCCTGGCCCCCCATGGGCATGTGCATATGCGCCGCGTCCCCGGCGAGCAGGACGCGACCGTCGCGGTAGCGGGCGGCCTGCCGGGCGGCGTTGCCGAACCGGGACAGCCAGCGGGGCGCCCGCATCCCGAAGTCCGTGCCCGCGACCCGGCGCACATATCCGCGCAGCTCGTCGAAGGTGAGCGGCTGATCGGCGGGGACGGCGAGGGACTCCCCGGTGGTGCCCGCGATGCGGTGGTGTCCGTCGGCCAGCGGGACGACCAGGAAGCCCCCGTGCTCATTGTCGACCGAGGGGGCCGAGGGCGGCGCGTCGAGCACCACATCGCCGAGGAAGCCGGTCGTGGTGGCGCGGGTGCCGGGGAAGTCGATACCGGCGGAGCTCCGTACGGTGCTTCCGGCCCCGTCGCAGCCCACCACCCATGCCGCGCGCAGGGTGTACGTCCCGTCGGGGCCCGCCACCTCCACCTCGGCGCCGTCCGCGTCCTGGCGCACCTCCAGCGCCCGGTGCCGCCAGCGGATCTCCCCGCCCAGCTCCCGCAGCCGCTCCTCCAGCAGCTGTTCGGTGCGGAGTTGCGGCAGGACCAGCGTGTACGGGAAGCGGGTGTCCAGTACGGAGAAGTCCAGCCGGACCGGCAGCCCGCCGTAGTGCCCGGTGGGCATCGGAACGCCCTCGCGGACGAACGGCCCGGCGAGACCGCGCATCGCCAGCACCTCCAGGGAGCGCGGATGCAGGGTCAGCGCCTTGGAGTGCGGGCTGCGGGCGGCGGCGCGCTCGATCACGGTGACGTCCACACCCACCAGCCGTAGTTCGGCGGCGAGCAGCAGCCCCACGGGTCCGGCCCCCACCACGACGACGTCGTTCACCACACCATCTCCCTTGTCTCTCGATCGGGTCTTTCGACTTTCGATCCACTCCTCGATCCCTCTCTTGATCCCGGATCAAGAAGCTGCCCCCAGTAGACTTGATCCCGGATCAAGACGCAAGCGAAGGAGATCGGCGGCATGGGCCTGGACCGCACGGCCGTGGTGACGGCG
Coding sequences:
- a CDS encoding ImmA/IrrE family metallo-endopeptidase, with the translated sequence MAADDPELFSSWRQTGYEGGTGMRVGRIRRQCKQLIKELGLPASTDLPGLCDLVARRVGRPVHLVPMSLGGVVSGMTASTDEDYWIFYELRTSPWHQIHIVLHEIGHLLLGHEQDPAVTEDALRMWTPSVDVTTAMRRLGMTPDFARHHCYDNLTERETEVLGTLLMEHVVPTSPDHGLPLQGRAAELAAALGPALRHVRTDRADHAHGADRTGGADGGVRGEPGGDTGV
- a CDS encoding cytochrome P450 family protein; its protein translation is MQNTAHAAGTDGPELVDPAPMIEDLYPALATLREAGPVHRIAGTDGRPAWLVTRYEDVRRLLADPRLALDKRHAAPGNYSGFSLPPALDANLLNMDPPDHTRVRRLVVKAFTPGRVERMREPVRRIADELLDTIAPDGRADLLTAYAGQLPIIVVCDLLGVPQRDRRDFRAWSDALITPDPTRPRAAKEAVGSMLRFYTELIAKKRAEPGDDLLSDLIRVRDDEAGDGDGRLTEDELTSLAFLILLAGYENTVHLIANSVLTLLDHPAVLQELRADPGGLAAAFDELARYEGPASLGIRRFPLEEIEIGGVTIPAGETVLLSLASAHRDPAQFKDPDEFNPHLGRSGHLALGHGIHYCLGAPLARMEMEIALAALVRRFPGLRLDVPREQLRWRPSIRARGLISLPVAW
- a CDS encoding MAB_1171c family putative transporter — its product is MFDLVYLCFGAAAWTMAGYKARAWFRDRANADLGLACVMTAAVANVFLLSAPSVYRWFDGLVGVANLAMVFLYSSVVVFATGALVLLLRWTGSAARPVVVVAAVAVAWTVAIIGFAVGRPDAVEHPRDFSTAYADAPGVVLFLVLYLAIFGAGLAGLGILCPRYAASLRGSWLARGLRVLAAGCWLGLAYCACKLIGFVFSWAGRELYWLSNGVAPLTASVAALLVLAGFAIPAVGPRASAWRRFRRLRPLWREVTAQAPEVSMGHSRWSGWWPFADLEWRANRQMAEIRDVQRGVRRHVEAGALEIAHVKAGAARLDDWQLAAVVEAAALRRGLLNQAAGHVPESAADSVVMTTGAELVEEHEHLARVADVYHLPLVDEVLAELREGTAAQRR
- the mutA gene encoding methylmalonyl-CoA mutase small subunit yields the protein MTVLPDGLPLADDFPEVTRDQWRHLVEGVLRKTGTSDAVGAEAEEALATALEDGITVHPLYTAEDAPQDAGFPGFAPFVRGGRAEGSAVSGWDVRQRHAHPDPARTNQAILADLENGAGSVWLAAGAAGVPVDALPEALKGVYLDLAPVALDAGADFEDAARALLRLYAGREVPPGAALGNLGADPLGLAARTGRDDGLAAQLAAAADLAGICHRDHPGVTAFAVDALPYHEAGAGAAQELGCSLAAAVAYLRTLTEAGLSVEAACAQLEFRYAATADQFLTIAKLRAARRLWARVAQACGAPSQARAQRQHAVTSPVMMTRRDPWVNMLRTTVATLAAGVGGADAVTVLPFDSAIGLPDDFARRIARNTSTILLEESHLARVIDPAGGSWYVEKLTDDVARAAWAWFQEIERAGGMAAALASGLVRDRLAETWARRGRDLARRKEPITGVSEFPNLAERPVEREPVPEPPGGGLPRVRRDEAYEALRTRADAQLAAEGSRPRIFLAALGPAAAHTARASFAANLFQAGGIEAVHEPATVTAETVAEAFAASGARVACLCSSDKLYEQEAAAVAERLKAAGATRVYLAGRPGTQQDEYERAGVDGYVFAGCDAVEVLSSALNTMGVA
- a CDS encoding helix-turn-helix domain-containing protein, giving the protein MAAGADRSPDAADSPLADRLTYLFTTMHPPGAPYTNAHVAEEISGGEEYGGVSVTEQYLSMLRNGKRTNPSPDVLRALAKFFAVPVGYLLGDLSPSQAERVEEEVRFLVAMRDKRVRSIALRSVGLPPEVQDSLTTIISQFRQQMNLPPEPPGANGAAGADGSGGPDGEATNGRR
- a CDS encoding FAD-dependent monooxygenase codes for the protein MNDVVVVGAGPVGLLLAAELRLVGVDVTVIERAAARSPHSKALTLHPRSLEVLAMRGLAGPFVREGVPMPTGHYGGLPVRLDFSVLDTRFPYTLVLPQLRTEQLLEERLRELGGEIRWRHRALEVRQDADGAEVEVAGPDGTYTLRAAWVVGCDGAGSTVRSSAGIDFPGTRATTTGFLGDVVLDAPPSAPSVDNEHGGFLVVPLADGHHRIAGTTGESLAVPADQPLTFDELRGYVRRVAGTDFGMRAPRWLSRFGNAARQAARYRDGRVLLAGDAAHMHMPMGGQGLNVGLQDAFNLGWKLAAVCQGRAPEGLLDTYHAERHPVGAALLENTQAQTMLGATYTADARALRSVFGRLLAAHPAVNRQFAGELSALDVAYRPAEGEPGGAGERGGTGEPGGAGGGHSLAGTRAPDLGLAGAPEPSLYPLLADGRFVLLHLGPGGDAGRGTADGPGVAGARAAAEAIAGSPDRIRAVTARPTTAHDGWAGRDTVLVRPDGHVAWDAALSSR